The following are encoded together in the Pungitius pungitius chromosome 7, fPunPun2.1, whole genome shotgun sequence genome:
- the nhsa gene encoding actin remodeling regulator NHS isoform X1: MPFAKRLVEPRSLCRRPPADEEAPPAEDLVSVSNVALSRTLRQLSDLARHACSVFQELEDELADTGLRVRGLQGRISGLQEGCAALDPKQEAVPVSDLDVESKLTSHYRSPWLLQRNAFRPSTRPPCVADLHRQASLSLWAPHRGHQRRRSGSRERRVTIAMPASPPSPVARQRSVTDLSAFESTRSSSPTECCRFSPWSRKAVTFDPDSDEVALGHRPKFPVPNTPSTLDKQTNWSRALPLPTPEERMKSSSQVVSSCLIPINVTGVGFDRDASVRCSLVHSQSVLQRKRKLRRRRTVAGVPRQVQRDPDSDDSPGSRERAAIVRGPGAATHGEELDAHLGTRDSGCQTEDFLISGAPSRRRVRSQRGQAVALSHSAGDILLLSADADAMIHGPVGGRLRTRSLPRDGARAVRDGHSEEEDEEEEEDFAEDFLPGPGELILADGGEGSNHRAASDRQLGLKYKQLAESPERGWMERTRKAGMGSCEISSSSDTFSSPVHSVSAAGVQLDHKDDHQSSSGNWSGSSSTCPSQTSETIAPAASPPLTGSSHCDSELSLNAGFLLDHLQGLRTQRAGSFSSAAMDILEEAGDGAAMEGDWSYPDAGPRRPRDFSPEPGRDAESSLGCPSFTSMATCESSFSDRPPSEKADAVSHYSVDTEGYFTSMHFDCGIKGSRSFSYGCATPGSDSDFGGHASLGRRCLSLRKPKAKPCPPKRSSSLRKLCGGGRALDRAEPRASSRERRLQLALSDPSLVREPLEVWGVGGSADPPDLGVFGGTDARSFKDEGAVQSDYADLWLLNDLKSSDPYRSLSNSSTATGTTVIECVKAQESSESQASRPTSPSPPSTEGDLKLAGLASPSSGYSSQSETPTSSVPGAFFPRPPSPASGRRKPKVPERKSSLSAVSLQPPPPPPPSSGRDLELPIIPPSHLDLTVKSPACRAPIQMPQQNKHRAPVSPGPAPPMLITATALHSVRLRPVGKGRGGRREDGAEDSTDALRSPWRLCRPPSEGSCESAFTSNEELSGGEGHGEARGGRDEEASTEAMSGPRPEEEEEEVNGYAGETDETPEASQLQGSEEAEEGEAASLSHEVPATEGQSDAPERSPTGDEGSVEEEERESAQSSSRGSTGGDEERFSKDSTSCAASPSSDDSVFLSPAKARTTEDLFAMIHRSKRKVLGRKDSAEHTARNRLGAASGSTPPGSTGGSPVPPVSPPSSSSSPSSPAAALTPPSLHRVSGPIYRSAKRSSTSNEEFKLLLLKKGSRSESSYRMSAAEILKSPVAPKSAPDSPAESPGPSTDPDSPPRRQNQSGPDRLSSPYPGANAEGFSPKTFALSPASRQSRPRIPPPASSSRYSARGRLYPAPMQAISEGEAENSDGSPHDDRSPQSST, from the exons CGGTGTCCGACCTGGACGTGGAGAGCAAGCTGACGTCACACTACCGATCCCCGtggctgctgcagaggaacGCCTTCCGGCCCTCCACCCGTCCGCCATGTGTGGCGGACCTCCACAGGCAGGCCAGCCTCAGTCTGTGGGCCCCCCACCGAg gtcaCCAGAGGAGACGGTCGGGCAGCAGAGAGCGCAGAGTCACCATCGCCATGCCGGcgtcgcccccctcccccgtcgccCGGCAACGCAGCGTCACGGATCTCTCCGCG TTCGAATCcacccgctcctcctcccccaccgaaTGCTGCCGCTTTTCTCCCTGGAGCAGAAAG gccgtgacctttgaccccgactCCGACGAGGTGGCCCTGGGCCACCGGCCCAAGTTCCCTGTCCCCAACACCCCCTCCACCCTGGACAAGCAGACCAACTGGTCCAGAGCGCTGCCGCTGCCCACCCCCGAGGAGCGGATGAAAAGCAGCTCGCAGGTCGTCAGCTCGTGCCTCATCCCCATCAACGTGACGG GCGTCGGCTTCGACAGAGACGCCAGTGTGCGCTGCTCGCTGGTCCACTCGCAGTCGGTgctccagaggaagaggaagctgcggaggaggaggacggtcGCCGGCGTCCCCCGGCAGGTGCAGCGAGATCCGG ACTCCGACGACTCCCCCGGCTCCAGAGAGCGCGCGGCGATCGTTCGCGGCCCGGGCGCCGCGACCCACGGCGAGGAGCTGGACGCCCACCTCGGCACCCGAGACTCCGGCTGCCAGACCGAAGACTTCCTGATCTCGGGAGCCCCGTCTCGGAGGAGGGTCCGGTCCCAGAGGGGCCAGGCCGTCGCCCTCTCCCACTCGGCGGGCGACATCCTGTTGCTGTCGGCAGACGCCGACGCCATGATCCACGGGCCCGTGGGCGGGCGCCTGCGCACCCGCAGTCTGCCCCGGGACGGCGCTAGGGCGGTGCGGGACGgacacagcgaggaggaggacgaggaggaggaggaggacttcgCGGAGGACTTCCTGCCCGGACCCGGGGAGCTGATCCTGGCGGACGGAGGGGAGGGCTCTAACCACCGGGCCGCCTCCGACCGCCAGCTGGGCCTGAAGTACAAGCAGCTGGCGGAGAGCCCGGAGCGCGGCTGGATGGAGAGGACCAGGAAGGCCGGCATGGGCAGCTGCGAGATCTCGTCCAGCTCGGACACCTTCAGCAGCCCCGTCCACTCCGTCTCGGCCGCGGGAGTCCAGCTGGACCACAAGGACGACCACCAGTCCTCCAGCGGGAACTGGAGCGGCAGCAGCTCCACCTGCCCCTCGCAGACCTCGGAGACGATCGCCCCCGCGGCCTCGCCGCCGCTGACGGGCTCCTCGCACTGCGACTCCGAGCTCTCGCTGAACGCCGGCTTCCTGCTGGACCACCTCCAGGGTCTCCGGACCCAGCGGgcgggctccttctcctccgccgCCATGGACATACTGGAGGAGGCCGGGGACGGCGCCGCCATGGAGGGCGACTGGAGCTACCCGGACGCGGGGCCCCGGCGGCCCCGGGACTTCAGCCCCGAGCCGGGCCGCGACGCGGAGAGCAGCCTGGGCTGCCCCAGCTTCACCAGCATGGCCACCTGCGAGAGCAGCTTCTCCGACAGGCCGCCGTCGGAGAAGGCGGACGCCGTCTCGCACTACTCCGTGGACACCGAGGGCTACTTCACCTCCATGCACTTTGACTGCGGCATCAAGGGAAGCCGCAGCTTCTCCTACGGCTGCGCGACCCCCGGCTCCGACTCGGACTTCGGCGGCCACGCCAGCCTGGGGAGGCGCTGCCTCTCCTTGAGGAAGCCGAAGGCGAAGCCGTGTCCGCCGAAGAGGAGCTCGTCCTTGAGGAAGCTCTGCGGCGGCGGACGCGCCCTCGACCGGGCGGAACCGAGGGCGTCCTCCAGGGAGCGGAGGCTGCAGCTGGCGCTGTCCGACCCCTCGCTCGTCAGAGAGCCCCTGGAGGTCTGGGGCGTCGGGGGCTCGGCCGACCCGCCCGACCTGGGGGTCTTCGGCGGCACGGACGCGCGGTCGTTCAAGGACGAGGGCGCGGTGCAGTCGGACTACGCCGACCTGTGGCTCCTGAACGATTTGAAGTCCAGCGACCCGTACCGGTCGCTGTCCAACTCCAGCACGGCCACGGGCACCACCGTCATCGAGTGCGTCAAGGCGCAGGAGAGCTCCGAGTCGCAGGCCTCCCgccccacctccccttcccccccctcgacGGAGGGGGACCTGAAGCTGGCGGGCCTGGCCAGCCCGTCCAGCGGGTACTCCAGCCAGTCGGAGACGCCGACCTCCTCCGTCCCCGGCGCCTTCTTCCCCCGGCCGCCGTCGCCGGCCAGCGGCAGGAGGAAGCCGAAGGTCCCCGAGAGGAAGTCGTCTCTCTCGGCGGTGTCGCTgcagccgccgccccccccgcccccctcctccggcAGGGACCTGGAGCTGCCCAtaatccccccctcccacctcgaCTTGACTGTCAAGTCACCGGCCTGCAGGGCCCCGATTCAAATGCCGCAGCAAAACAAGCACAGAGCCCCGGTGTCGCCCggacccgccccccccatgCTCATCACAGCCACGGCGCTGCACTCGGTCCGGCTCCGACCCGTCGGCAAGGGCCGCGGGGGGCGCCGCGAGGACGGAGCCGAGGACTCGACCGACGCACTCAGGAGCCCCTGGCGCCTTTGCCGCCCGCCCTCCGAGGGCTCGTGTGAATCCGCGTTCACCTCCAACGAAGAGCTCTCGGGCGGAGAGGGTCACggcgaggcgaggggggggcgggatgaGGAGGCCTCGACAGAGGCGATGTCTGGGCCgcggccggaggaggaggaggaggaagtcaaCGGATATGCAGGAGAGACGGATGAAACACCCGAGGCTTCACAGCTGCAAGGgagtgaagaagcagaagaaggagaagcagcatCTCTATCTCACGAAGTTCCCGCAACTGAGGGCCAATCAGACGCCCCGGAAAGGAGTCCAACCGGCGATGAAGGCAGcgtagaggaggaagagcgtgAGTCGGCCCAAAGCTCCTCTCGGGGCTCCACAGGCGGGGACGAGGAGCGCTTCAGCAAAG ACTCCACGTCCTGCGCGGCGTCTCCCTCCAGTGACGACTCCGTGTTTCTGTCCCCCGCCAAGGCTCGGACCACCGAGGACCTGTTCGCCATGATTCACAG GTCCAAAAGGAAAGTGTTGGGCAGGAAGGATTCCGCCGAGCACACGGCGAGGAACCGCCTCGGTGCCGCGTCGGGGTCCACGCCGCCCGGCAGCACCGGAGGCTCCCCGGTCCCTCCGGtgtcgcccccctcctcctcctcctcgccctcctctccCGCCGCCGCCCTGACCCCGCCGAGCCTACACCGGGTCTCCGGACCCATCTACAGGAGCGCCAAGAGGTCCAGCACCTCCAACGAGGAgttcaagctgctgctgctgaagaagggCAGCCGCTCCGAGTCGAGCTACCGCATGTCGGCCGCGGAGATCCTCAAAAGTCCCGTCGCTCCCAAGTCCGCGCCGGACTCCCCGGCGGAGTCGCCGGGGCCCAGCACCGACCCCGACTCGCCCCCGCGTCGGCAGAACCAGTCGGGTCCGGATCGTCTCTCCAGCCCTTACCCCGGGGCCAACGCCGAGGGCTTCTCCCCGAAAACCTTCGCCCTGTCCCCCGCCTCCAGGCAGAGCCGCCCCAGAATCCCGCCGCCCGCCAGCAGCAGCCGCTACAGCGCCCGCGGGCGACTGTACCCGGCGCCCATGCAGGCCATCTCCGAGGGCGAGGCGGAGAACTCGGACGGAAGTCCTCACGACGACCGCTCGCCACAGAGCTCCACGTAG
- the nhsa gene encoding actin remodeling regulator NHS isoform X2, whose product MPFAKRLVEPRSLCRRPPADEEAPPAEDLVSVSNVALSRTLRQLSDLARHACSVFQELEDELADTGLRVRGLQGRISGLQEGCAALDPKQEAVPVSDLDVESKLTSHYRSPWLLQRNAFRPSTRPPCVADLHRQASLSLWAPHRGHQRRRSGSRERRVTIAMPASPPSPVARQRSVTDLSAAVTFDPDSDEVALGHRPKFPVPNTPSTLDKQTNWSRALPLPTPEERMKSSSQVVSSCLIPINVTGVGFDRDASVRCSLVHSQSVLQRKRKLRRRRTVAGVPRQVQRDPGTRRRPFTSLTLNSDDSPGSRERAAIVRGPGAATHGEELDAHLGTRDSGCQTEDFLISGAPSRRRVRSQRGQAVALSHSAGDILLLSADADAMIHGPVGGRLRTRSLPRDGARAVRDGHSEEEDEEEEEDFAEDFLPGPGELILADGGEGSNHRAASDRQLGLKYKQLAESPERGWMERTRKAGMGSCEISSSSDTFSSPVHSVSAAGVQLDHKDDHQSSSGNWSGSSSTCPSQTSETIAPAASPPLTGSSHCDSELSLNAGFLLDHLQGLRTQRAGSFSSAAMDILEEAGDGAAMEGDWSYPDAGPRRPRDFSPEPGRDAESSLGCPSFTSMATCESSFSDRPPSEKADAVSHYSVDTEGYFTSMHFDCGIKGSRSFSYGCATPGSDSDFGGHASLGRRCLSLRKPKAKPCPPKRSSSLRKLCGGGRALDRAEPRASSRERRLQLALSDPSLVREPLEVWGVGGSADPPDLGVFGGTDARSFKDEGAVQSDYADLWLLNDLKSSDPYRSLSNSSTATGTTVIECVKAQESSESQASRPTSPSPPSTEGDLKLAGLASPSSGYSSQSETPTSSVPGAFFPRPPSPASGRRKPKVPERKSSLSAVSLQPPPPPPPSSGRDLELPIIPPSHLDLTVKSPACRAPIQMPQQNKHRAPVSPGPAPPMLITATALHSVRLRPVGKGRGGRREDGAEDSTDALRSPWRLCRPPSEGSCESAFTSNEELSGGEGHGEARGGRDEEASTEAMSGPRPEEEEEEVNGYAGETDETPEASQLQGSEEAEEGEAASLSHEVPATEGQSDAPERSPTGDEGSVEEEERESAQSSSRGSTGGDEERFSKDSTSCAASPSSDDSVFLSPAKARTTEDLFAMIHRSKRKVLGRKDSAEHTARNRLGAASGSTPPGSTGGSPVPPVSPPSSSSSPSSPAAALTPPSLHRVSGPIYRSAKRSSTSNEEFKLLLLKKGSRSESSYRMSAAEILKSPVAPKSAPDSPAESPGPSTDPDSPPRRQNQSGPDRLSSPYPGANAEGFSPKTFALSPASRQSRPRIPPPASSSRYSARGRLYPAPMQAISEGEAENSDGSPHDDRSPQSST is encoded by the exons CGGTGTCCGACCTGGACGTGGAGAGCAAGCTGACGTCACACTACCGATCCCCGtggctgctgcagaggaacGCCTTCCGGCCCTCCACCCGTCCGCCATGTGTGGCGGACCTCCACAGGCAGGCCAGCCTCAGTCTGTGGGCCCCCCACCGAg gtcaCCAGAGGAGACGGTCGGGCAGCAGAGAGCGCAGAGTCACCATCGCCATGCCGGcgtcgcccccctcccccgtcgccCGGCAACGCAGCGTCACGGATCTCTCCGCG gccgtgacctttgaccccgactCCGACGAGGTGGCCCTGGGCCACCGGCCCAAGTTCCCTGTCCCCAACACCCCCTCCACCCTGGACAAGCAGACCAACTGGTCCAGAGCGCTGCCGCTGCCCACCCCCGAGGAGCGGATGAAAAGCAGCTCGCAGGTCGTCAGCTCGTGCCTCATCCCCATCAACGTGACGG GCGTCGGCTTCGACAGAGACGCCAGTGTGCGCTGCTCGCTGGTCCACTCGCAGTCGGTgctccagaggaagaggaagctgcggaggaggaggacggtcGCCGGCGTCCCCCGGCAGGTGCAGCGAGATCCGGGTACGCGACGAAGACCTTTCACCAGTCTAACTCTca ACTCCGACGACTCCCCCGGCTCCAGAGAGCGCGCGGCGATCGTTCGCGGCCCGGGCGCCGCGACCCACGGCGAGGAGCTGGACGCCCACCTCGGCACCCGAGACTCCGGCTGCCAGACCGAAGACTTCCTGATCTCGGGAGCCCCGTCTCGGAGGAGGGTCCGGTCCCAGAGGGGCCAGGCCGTCGCCCTCTCCCACTCGGCGGGCGACATCCTGTTGCTGTCGGCAGACGCCGACGCCATGATCCACGGGCCCGTGGGCGGGCGCCTGCGCACCCGCAGTCTGCCCCGGGACGGCGCTAGGGCGGTGCGGGACGgacacagcgaggaggaggacgaggaggaggaggaggacttcgCGGAGGACTTCCTGCCCGGACCCGGGGAGCTGATCCTGGCGGACGGAGGGGAGGGCTCTAACCACCGGGCCGCCTCCGACCGCCAGCTGGGCCTGAAGTACAAGCAGCTGGCGGAGAGCCCGGAGCGCGGCTGGATGGAGAGGACCAGGAAGGCCGGCATGGGCAGCTGCGAGATCTCGTCCAGCTCGGACACCTTCAGCAGCCCCGTCCACTCCGTCTCGGCCGCGGGAGTCCAGCTGGACCACAAGGACGACCACCAGTCCTCCAGCGGGAACTGGAGCGGCAGCAGCTCCACCTGCCCCTCGCAGACCTCGGAGACGATCGCCCCCGCGGCCTCGCCGCCGCTGACGGGCTCCTCGCACTGCGACTCCGAGCTCTCGCTGAACGCCGGCTTCCTGCTGGACCACCTCCAGGGTCTCCGGACCCAGCGGgcgggctccttctcctccgccgCCATGGACATACTGGAGGAGGCCGGGGACGGCGCCGCCATGGAGGGCGACTGGAGCTACCCGGACGCGGGGCCCCGGCGGCCCCGGGACTTCAGCCCCGAGCCGGGCCGCGACGCGGAGAGCAGCCTGGGCTGCCCCAGCTTCACCAGCATGGCCACCTGCGAGAGCAGCTTCTCCGACAGGCCGCCGTCGGAGAAGGCGGACGCCGTCTCGCACTACTCCGTGGACACCGAGGGCTACTTCACCTCCATGCACTTTGACTGCGGCATCAAGGGAAGCCGCAGCTTCTCCTACGGCTGCGCGACCCCCGGCTCCGACTCGGACTTCGGCGGCCACGCCAGCCTGGGGAGGCGCTGCCTCTCCTTGAGGAAGCCGAAGGCGAAGCCGTGTCCGCCGAAGAGGAGCTCGTCCTTGAGGAAGCTCTGCGGCGGCGGACGCGCCCTCGACCGGGCGGAACCGAGGGCGTCCTCCAGGGAGCGGAGGCTGCAGCTGGCGCTGTCCGACCCCTCGCTCGTCAGAGAGCCCCTGGAGGTCTGGGGCGTCGGGGGCTCGGCCGACCCGCCCGACCTGGGGGTCTTCGGCGGCACGGACGCGCGGTCGTTCAAGGACGAGGGCGCGGTGCAGTCGGACTACGCCGACCTGTGGCTCCTGAACGATTTGAAGTCCAGCGACCCGTACCGGTCGCTGTCCAACTCCAGCACGGCCACGGGCACCACCGTCATCGAGTGCGTCAAGGCGCAGGAGAGCTCCGAGTCGCAGGCCTCCCgccccacctccccttcccccccctcgacGGAGGGGGACCTGAAGCTGGCGGGCCTGGCCAGCCCGTCCAGCGGGTACTCCAGCCAGTCGGAGACGCCGACCTCCTCCGTCCCCGGCGCCTTCTTCCCCCGGCCGCCGTCGCCGGCCAGCGGCAGGAGGAAGCCGAAGGTCCCCGAGAGGAAGTCGTCTCTCTCGGCGGTGTCGCTgcagccgccgccccccccgcccccctcctccggcAGGGACCTGGAGCTGCCCAtaatccccccctcccacctcgaCTTGACTGTCAAGTCACCGGCCTGCAGGGCCCCGATTCAAATGCCGCAGCAAAACAAGCACAGAGCCCCGGTGTCGCCCggacccgccccccccatgCTCATCACAGCCACGGCGCTGCACTCGGTCCGGCTCCGACCCGTCGGCAAGGGCCGCGGGGGGCGCCGCGAGGACGGAGCCGAGGACTCGACCGACGCACTCAGGAGCCCCTGGCGCCTTTGCCGCCCGCCCTCCGAGGGCTCGTGTGAATCCGCGTTCACCTCCAACGAAGAGCTCTCGGGCGGAGAGGGTCACggcgaggcgaggggggggcgggatgaGGAGGCCTCGACAGAGGCGATGTCTGGGCCgcggccggaggaggaggaggaggaagtcaaCGGATATGCAGGAGAGACGGATGAAACACCCGAGGCTTCACAGCTGCAAGGgagtgaagaagcagaagaaggagaagcagcatCTCTATCTCACGAAGTTCCCGCAACTGAGGGCCAATCAGACGCCCCGGAAAGGAGTCCAACCGGCGATGAAGGCAGcgtagaggaggaagagcgtgAGTCGGCCCAAAGCTCCTCTCGGGGCTCCACAGGCGGGGACGAGGAGCGCTTCAGCAAAG ACTCCACGTCCTGCGCGGCGTCTCCCTCCAGTGACGACTCCGTGTTTCTGTCCCCCGCCAAGGCTCGGACCACCGAGGACCTGTTCGCCATGATTCACAG GTCCAAAAGGAAAGTGTTGGGCAGGAAGGATTCCGCCGAGCACACGGCGAGGAACCGCCTCGGTGCCGCGTCGGGGTCCACGCCGCCCGGCAGCACCGGAGGCTCCCCGGTCCCTCCGGtgtcgcccccctcctcctcctcctcgccctcctctccCGCCGCCGCCCTGACCCCGCCGAGCCTACACCGGGTCTCCGGACCCATCTACAGGAGCGCCAAGAGGTCCAGCACCTCCAACGAGGAgttcaagctgctgctgctgaagaagggCAGCCGCTCCGAGTCGAGCTACCGCATGTCGGCCGCGGAGATCCTCAAAAGTCCCGTCGCTCCCAAGTCCGCGCCGGACTCCCCGGCGGAGTCGCCGGGGCCCAGCACCGACCCCGACTCGCCCCCGCGTCGGCAGAACCAGTCGGGTCCGGATCGTCTCTCCAGCCCTTACCCCGGGGCCAACGCCGAGGGCTTCTCCCCGAAAACCTTCGCCCTGTCCCCCGCCTCCAGGCAGAGCCGCCCCAGAATCCCGCCGCCCGCCAGCAGCAGCCGCTACAGCGCCCGCGGGCGACTGTACCCGGCGCCCATGCAGGCCATCTCCGAGGGCGAGGCGGAGAACTCGGACGGAAGTCCTCACGACGACCGCTCGCCACAGAGCTCCACGTAG